In Pseudobacter ginsenosidimutans, the following are encoded in one genomic region:
- a CDS encoding FecR family protein: MMQEELNSLLDKLINGELTEPEKQELIQLLGNPGHSEEFAVLIDQQLESRSFALTGELPAMERKFIRDVLQKSGSNETGKIAEIPPVHRVHFMRRWGWAAASVLLVLAAGLWFYNMQQQIAPPVAGIEKTNIAPGKEGAILTLADGSTLVLDSLGNGVVASQQGSEVLLNNGQLKYNTNSANNNTVAFNTMSTPRGRHFQVTLPDGTNVWLNAASSIRYPVAFAGDLRKVFVSGEAYFEVAKNEKMPFVVEVSNKETIQVLGTAFNVKAYDNEETINTTLISGSVRVASTILKPGQQAQLNTSAAHSANGLKLINNVDTDKVLAWKAGKFDFNGVKLPEAMKQLERWYDIEVVFENGVPDIELGGKITKDVDLNGLLNALKKSELQFRLEGKKLIITNN, from the coding sequence ATGATGCAAGAAGAACTGAACAGTTTATTGGATAAATTAATTAACGGTGAATTGACCGAGCCGGAGAAGCAAGAGCTGATCCAATTACTCGGCAATCCTGGCCATTCAGAGGAGTTTGCCGTGCTGATCGATCAGCAATTGGAATCCCGCTCTTTTGCGCTTACAGGCGAACTGCCGGCCATGGAAAGGAAATTCATCCGGGACGTATTGCAGAAATCCGGAAGCAATGAAACTGGAAAGATTGCTGAGATCCCGCCTGTACACCGCGTGCATTTCATGCGGAGGTGGGGTTGGGCTGCGGCTTCTGTGCTGCTGGTGCTGGCTGCCGGATTATGGTTTTACAATATGCAACAGCAGATCGCACCGCCTGTTGCAGGAATAGAAAAAACGAATATTGCTCCCGGAAAAGAAGGCGCCATTCTCACCCTCGCAGATGGGTCTACGTTAGTGCTGGACAGTCTGGGCAATGGGGTAGTAGCCAGTCAGCAGGGATCAGAAGTTTTATTGAATAATGGACAACTGAAATACAATACAAATTCAGCGAATAACAATACCGTTGCATTCAATACCATGTCAACCCCCAGGGGACGGCATTTCCAGGTGACCTTACCCGATGGCACCAATGTTTGGTTGAATGCTGCCAGCTCTATCAGGTATCCTGTTGCGTTTGCAGGCGATCTCCGCAAAGTGTTTGTTTCCGGAGAAGCATATTTTGAAGTGGCGAAAAATGAAAAAATGCCATTTGTAGTTGAAGTAAGCAATAAGGAAACGATACAGGTGCTGGGCACTGCTTTCAATGTAAAAGCCTACGACAATGAAGAAACCATCAATACAACGCTCATATCTGGTTCGGTGCGCGTAGCATCCACCATCCTCAAACCTGGTCAGCAGGCGCAGCTCAATACCAGCGCAGCCCATTCAGCAAATGGCCTGAAACTGATCAATAATGTAGACACAGACAAAGTGCTTGCCTGGAAGGCCGGCAAATTCGATTTCAACGGCGTGAAATTGCCTGAAGCGATGAAGCAACTGGAACGCTGGTATGATATTGAAGTTGTATTCGAGAACGGCGTTCCGGATATCGAACTGGGTGGAAAGATAACGA
- a CDS encoding RNA polymerase sigma factor yields the protein MLPDPPYTENELLLRIANSDEKAFAGFIGLHWKNIYGLALAWLKSVEEAEELAQDVFVKLWKSRDKLPELRDVKDYLFIIARNSFVSRIRLKLQDPDFVENQQEENHYWRPDRIMENKEAYAILLEGIALLPPKRQQIFRMSRLEGMTYPEIARQLDMNKDTVKQYIAKATVFLKAHMKERMPEQWALLIAFAEFF from the coding sequence TTGCTCCCCGATCCACCATACACTGAAAACGAACTGCTGCTCCGCATTGCCAATAGCGATGAAAAGGCATTTGCCGGCTTTATTGGGCTTCACTGGAAAAACATATACGGACTTGCACTCGCCTGGCTGAAATCGGTGGAAGAAGCCGAGGAACTGGCGCAGGATGTATTTGTGAAACTCTGGAAAAGTCGTGATAAGCTTCCCGAGCTCCGTGATGTAAAGGATTATCTCTTCATTATTGCCCGCAATAGTTTTGTATCCAGGATCCGCCTGAAATTGCAGGACCCGGATTTCGTGGAAAACCAGCAGGAGGAGAACCACTACTGGCGTCCCGACCGGATCATGGAAAACAAGGAAGCTTACGCTATTCTGCTGGAAGGCATTGCATTGTTGCCTCCCAAAAGGCAGCAGATCTTCCGTATGAGCCGCCTGGAGGGTATGACCTATCCTGAAATTGCCCGCCAGCTGGATATGAACAAAGACACGGTAAAGCAATATATCGCCAAGGCTACCGTGTTCCTGAAAGCCCATATGAAAGAAAGAATGCCCGAACAGTGGGCGCTTCTGATCGCTTTCGCAGAATTTTTTTAA
- a CDS encoding TolB family protein: protein MRKMHYGFIQAILFAFSFITFSCQSPQEDSIINYPSPLPDSTALKSLPGIVSKEGLDFNAAFSPDGKSLFFSRSGHGKYLIMESRYDSGRWHEPVISPAFDTMFSNTDPFFTADGALYFISNRPASTTDTTRDYDIYKMAKQNDQWLAPERLHAINSDSTEYYVSLARNGNIYFASYRDGNLDLYSSKMEKGNYQNPVSLGPVINSASDEHDPLIAPDESYLIFTSTRPGGAGEADLYIAHKKDKAWQRPKNMGGGINTATYEYCPNLSPNGKYFLFSSEYDVKWISADVLKTYQ from the coding sequence ATGAGAAAGATGCATTACGGCTTTATTCAGGCCATCCTTTTCGCGTTTTCGTTTATTACATTTTCCTGCCAATCACCTCAGGAAGACTCTATTATCAACTATCCCTCTCCGTTACCAGACAGCACAGCCCTCAAATCATTACCAGGCATTGTTTCCAAAGAGGGGCTCGACTTCAACGCCGCATTCTCTCCCGATGGCAAAAGCTTGTTTTTTTCCCGTTCCGGACATGGTAAATACCTGATCATGGAAAGCCGGTATGATAGCGGCCGCTGGCATGAGCCAGTTATCTCTCCTGCTTTCGATACAATGTTCTCCAACACCGATCCATTCTTTACTGCAGATGGCGCGTTGTATTTCATTTCCAACAGGCCAGCCAGTACAACGGATACAACCAGGGATTATGACATTTACAAAATGGCGAAGCAAAACGATCAGTGGCTGGCTCCGGAGCGTTTGCATGCCATCAACTCAGACAGCACCGAATACTATGTATCCCTTGCCAGGAACGGCAATATCTATTTCGCGTCCTATCGTGATGGCAACCTGGATCTCTACAGCAGTAAAATGGAAAAAGGAAATTATCAAAACCCTGTCAGCCTGGGCCCCGTGATCAATTCCGCTTCCGATGAGCATGATCCGCTGATTGCACCTGACGAAAGCTACCTGATCTTCACTTCCACCAGGCCCGGAGGCGCCGGAGAAGCCGATCTCTACATTGCGCATAAAAAAGATAAGGCCTGGCAAAGGCCAAAGAATATGGGTGGCGGAATAAACACTGCAACCTATGAATACTGCCCCAACCTCTCCCCTAATGGAAAATACTTTTTATTCAGCAGCGAATACGATGTGAAGTGGATTTCAGCTGATGTTTTGAAAACCTACCAATAA
- a CDS encoding S41 family peptidase codes for MKFISKTGITALLAVYGLNSTAQVKELPELKKEDMISDYRLAMDILKKQHPNPFKFIDSADFDRKVDSLMKLAEKEDNVFSILQYSPIQLVRDVHTNMQFSADNNRDMISNLRFFPFPVVIERGKILVNIKGSELPFGTEILSINKQSAKAIIESLTSAAYSDGFITTGTDRVAGNFQTMLSLRTPYAKSYDIEYADAKSKGAKKITVASLQASPGVHSSNQAVLPVNQLARSYWIYGSYDDENKTGTLTVNSFNLQESYAYKEFSSFFKEVNKRGYKNVIIDIRNNGGGNPAISALLFSFMAPKAFQNVYNYRTKNVDVFYPEHATTQGRKMSDEDIRNNKQFLYQRFDLDSTTGFYVGNARLKEGQLENFPPDKDAFKGEIYVLAGGGTVSAATYFASLVQKNKRGLVIGKETGSGENATTAAWFLTYTLPKTKSVLTVPMSELYFFNSQSDNGRGILPDKEVPMDKFITYLQQTQDPELSYTMELIKQGK; via the coding sequence ATGAAATTTATTTCCAAAACTGGCATCACCGCCTTACTGGCTGTGTATGGCCTCAACAGTACTGCCCAGGTCAAAGAGCTGCCTGAGCTCAAAAAAGAGGACATGATCTCCGATTACCGCCTGGCAATGGACATCCTCAAAAAGCAACACCCCAATCCCTTTAAGTTCATCGATTCTGCCGATTTCGATAGAAAAGTGGACTCCCTGATGAAGCTGGCGGAAAAAGAGGACAATGTTTTTTCCATTCTCCAGTATTCTCCCATCCAGCTGGTAAGAGATGTGCACACCAATATGCAGTTCTCCGCTGATAATAATCGCGACATGATCAGCAACCTGCGTTTCTTTCCTTTTCCCGTTGTGATCGAAAGAGGAAAGATCCTGGTGAACATCAAAGGCTCCGAGCTGCCTTTTGGTACTGAGATCCTCAGCATCAACAAACAGTCCGCCAAGGCGATCATCGAATCTCTCACTTCTGCCGCCTACAGTGATGGTTTCATCACTACCGGCACAGACAGGGTGGCTGGTAATTTCCAGACCATGCTCAGCCTCCGTACCCCTTATGCGAAAAGTTACGATATCGAGTATGCCGACGCCAAAAGCAAAGGCGCCAAAAAGATCACGGTTGCTTCCCTGCAAGCCTCACCCGGCGTGCATTCCAGCAATCAGGCTGTACTGCCCGTGAACCAACTGGCCCGCTCTTATTGGATCTACGGCAGCTATGACGACGAAAACAAGACTGGCACACTCACCGTGAATTCCTTCAACCTGCAGGAGTCATATGCGTACAAAGAGTTCAGCTCTTTCTTCAAGGAAGTGAATAAGCGTGGATACAAGAACGTGATCATCGATATCCGTAACAACGGTGGTGGCAACCCTGCCATCTCTGCGCTGCTCTTCTCTTTCATGGCTCCAAAAGCTTTCCAGAACGTGTACAATTACAGAACGAAGAATGTAGATGTTTTCTATCCCGAGCATGCTACCACGCAGGGCAGGAAGATGAGCGATGAAGATATCCGCAACAATAAACAATTCCTGTATCAGCGTTTTGATCTCGACAGCACTACAGGTTTCTATGTTGGCAATGCGCGTTTGAAAGAAGGACAACTGGAGAATTTCCCTCCTGATAAGGATGCGTTCAAAGGAGAGATCTATGTACTCGCTGGCGGTGGTACTGTTTCTGCAGCTACCTATTTCGCTTCGCTGGTGCAGAAGAACAAACGTGGTCTGGTGATCGGTAAAGAAACAGGCAGCGGCGAAAATGCCACTACAGCAGCCTGGTTCCTGACCTATACACTGCCTAAAACAAAATCTGTACTTACCGTGCCGATGTCTGAATTGTATTTCTTCAATTCTCAATCAGACAATGGCCGCGGTATTTTACCTGATAAAGAAGTACCGATGGACAAGTTTATTACTTACCTGCAGCAAACACAGGATCCTGAATTAAGCTACACTATGGAGCTGATCAAACAAGGTAAATAA
- a CDS encoding ABC transporter permease subunit, protein MRIIFKIARAELRTMFYSPIAWIILVVFFVISCTSFLSRLTDSAREQELLLKNSIVPIESEASLSYSMVDGSLLNAFFYIFIFVPLLTMGTINREEQSGTMKLLGSSPVSITEIVLGKYLGLILFNLMLMSSVALILFTSYFCVHDAEMYLYLSMLLGLTLYASCLMAIGLFVSSITSYQVVAGIATFLLLSFLNMMGSIGQQYDLIRDITWFLSPSGRAGNMTAGLITTRDVCYFLLIIILFLGFTAIRLKSRQESKSWRVALYRNTILTLVILTLGYFTSRPGYIGYLDVTREKTNTLDSASQAVLKELDGSPVTATLYTNLLGNKLEYGLPKSRNAYIWMFWDRYVRFYPNIKWKYVYYYDIMNGDSSLYRKYPGRDIHYIARQTARLNNIDVNDFLKPGEVNKLVDLSGEQSLNTLLELEYKGKKAFARFTNGGQDAWPKEPPMSGTFRRLVRNNTPQLFFTTGHYERSPWRFGEREFGVHANLQSSDVSIVNNGMDADTLSLLHKDIPAKTSVLVVADPRSKLDATEQDAILRYLEKGGNALFYAEPGKQQMLNPILNKLGVNLNNGILVSPGPNREAHKFGYFLNDTGNYMAREMLMQKYQKTGKEPAGAEFSGNTTISFKDTAGFRAVPILTLPGYPNTWIETGVFVADSAAPIYTPGEGDIQQDEYILGVKLSRTINNKEQRIVIMGDADFMSPRYKSGGKIGLGLYSWLVNNEYPVYKKWIKVKDNKLTIGKNPARVLRYIYLYGIPGFLLLTGTVLLIRRKRK, encoded by the coding sequence ATGAGAATAATTTTCAAGATTGCGAGAGCTGAACTGAGGACCATGTTTTACTCTCCCATCGCCTGGATAATACTTGTAGTGTTCTTTGTTATTTCCTGTACAAGTTTCTTATCGAGGCTTACTGATTCTGCCAGGGAACAGGAGTTATTACTAAAGAACAGTATTGTACCGATTGAGTCCGAAGCATCGCTCTCATACAGCATGGTTGATGGCAGCCTGTTAAACGCATTTTTCTACATTTTCATTTTTGTGCCATTGCTAACCATGGGCACGATCAACAGAGAAGAGCAGTCTGGTACCATGAAACTGCTTGGATCTTCTCCGGTGAGCATCACTGAAATTGTGCTGGGTAAATACCTGGGCCTGATCCTGTTCAATCTCATGTTGATGTCTTCTGTTGCGCTGATCCTCTTTACCAGCTATTTCTGCGTTCATGATGCTGAAATGTATTTGTATCTCTCCATGCTGCTGGGACTGACATTGTACGCAAGCTGCCTGATGGCAATAGGTTTGTTTGTTTCCAGTATCACCAGTTATCAGGTAGTGGCAGGTATTGCTACATTTCTGCTGCTCAGTTTCCTGAATATGATGGGAAGCATCGGGCAGCAATATGACCTGATCAGGGATATCACCTGGTTTCTTTCACCATCGGGCAGAGCAGGCAATATGACGGCGGGACTGATCACTACCAGGGATGTATGCTACTTTCTGCTCATCATCATCCTCTTCCTGGGCTTTACTGCAATAAGGTTGAAAAGCAGGCAGGAGTCAAAATCATGGAGGGTAGCCCTGTACAGAAACACAATCCTGACCCTGGTGATCCTCACACTCGGTTATTTTACTTCAAGACCAGGTTATATCGGTTACCTGGATGTAACAAGAGAAAAAACCAATACCCTCGACAGTGCATCACAGGCTGTGCTCAAAGAACTGGATGGATCGCCGGTAACGGCCACCCTGTATACAAACCTGCTGGGAAACAAATTAGAATACGGGCTCCCGAAGTCAAGAAACGCTTACATCTGGATGTTTTGGGACAGGTATGTGCGTTTCTATCCCAACATTAAATGGAAGTATGTATACTATTACGATATCATGAATGGAGATAGTTCTCTTTACAGGAAATACCCAGGCAGAGACATACATTACATTGCGCGGCAAACCGCCAGGCTGAACAATATTGATGTAAACGATTTTCTGAAGCCGGGGGAAGTAAATAAGCTCGTTGATCTTTCCGGTGAACAAAGCCTGAATACATTGTTAGAGCTGGAGTATAAAGGCAAGAAAGCATTTGCACGATTTACGAATGGGGGCCAGGATGCCTGGCCAAAAGAACCTCCAATGTCAGGGACCTTCAGAAGGTTGGTCAGAAATAATACACCTCAGCTATTTTTCACTACCGGGCATTACGAACGCAGCCCATGGAGATTTGGTGAAAGAGAATTCGGTGTGCATGCCAACTTACAGTCGTCAGATGTGTCCATTGTGAATAATGGCATGGATGCTGATACGCTCTCCTTGCTGCACAAGGATATTCCTGCAAAAACCAGTGTACTGGTGGTTGCAGACCCGAGGTCGAAACTTGATGCAACAGAGCAGGACGCGATCCTTCGTTACCTGGAGAAAGGGGGCAATGCACTGTTCTATGCGGAACCGGGCAAACAACAAATGCTGAACCCGATCCTGAACAAGCTGGGAGTGAATCTCAACAATGGGATACTCGTAAGTCCCGGTCCAAACCGGGAAGCTCATAAGTTTGGCTACTTTTTGAACGATACAGGTAATTACATGGCCAGGGAGATGCTAATGCAGAAGTATCAAAAAACAGGCAAAGAGCCTGCCGGAGCTGAGTTTTCGGGCAATACTACCATCAGCTTCAAGGATACTGCCGGTTTCAGGGCCGTACCCATCCTCACTTTACCAGGTTATCCAAACACCTGGATCGAGACTGGTGTATTTGTGGCAGATTCTGCTGCTCCCATCTATACACCGGGAGAGGGAGACATACAGCAGGATGAGTACATCCTGGGAGTAAAACTATCCCGCACGATCAACAACAAAGAGCAAAGGATCGTGATCATGGGCGATGCCGATTTTATGTCGCCCAGATATAAGTCGGGTGGCAAGATCGGACTCGGCCTTTACAGCTGGCTGGTCAATAATGAATACCCGGTTTATAAAAAATGGATAAAAGTGAAAGACAATAAGCTGACGATCGGGAAGAACCCGGCAAGAGTACTCCGGTATATTTATTTGTATGGTATCCCAGGCTTCCTGTTGCTTACCGGAACTGTCTTACTGATAAGAAGAAAGAGAAAGTAA
- a CDS encoding MutS-related protein produces MSFTIDRQSQEELNLMGKFRQGSVYSLFNQVRTRSGEQLLDQLFKTPLMDEKQINNRTAVFQFFQQAKLQFPFDPQQVQLMQEYVDVTGEKGPLITLVNILVKKTLSSLTRDERYKSLIQGLQASIVCLKKCQGIVELLSRQEGPFRQRAAEIKSLLDTPRINALIDTDIYANITVKKIAESDHLLKNKFNREIRTVLQFIAEVDVNIAVGNVAASGGFSWATALPKYSNTLQATDLKHPCINGAVGNNISMQENSNVVFLTGANMAGKSTWMKTIGISMYLAHIGFPVAAVSMEFSVREGIFSSINVADNIALGYSHFYAEVVRVKNAADATATGKHLLLMFDELFKGTNVKDAYDGTLAVTEAFAEYQNCLFIVSTHIIEVGEALKGRKNIRFHYMPTVLEMGVPKYSYRLKEGITEDRQGMMIIRNEGIIELIGH; encoded by the coding sequence ATGAGTTTTACTATAGACAGGCAATCCCAGGAAGAGTTGAACCTGATGGGAAAGTTCCGCCAGGGTTCCGTTTATTCACTCTTCAACCAGGTAAGAACAAGGTCCGGAGAGCAGTTGCTCGACCAGCTTTTCAAAACGCCATTGATGGATGAAAAGCAGATCAACAACCGGACTGCTGTATTTCAATTTTTCCAGCAGGCGAAATTGCAATTCCCCTTCGATCCGCAGCAGGTGCAATTGATGCAGGAATACGTAGACGTAACCGGAGAAAAAGGGCCGTTGATCACGCTGGTGAATATCCTTGTGAAAAAAACATTATCGTCTCTCACCCGCGATGAACGGTATAAATCCCTCATCCAGGGATTGCAGGCAAGCATCGTATGCCTCAAAAAATGCCAGGGTATCGTTGAGTTGTTATCCCGGCAGGAAGGACCATTCAGGCAACGTGCAGCCGAAATAAAATCGCTCCTTGATACTCCCCGGATTAATGCACTGATCGATACAGATATCTATGCAAACATCACCGTAAAGAAAATTGCTGAATCCGATCATCTGCTGAAGAACAAATTCAACCGGGAGATCAGAACGGTGCTTCAATTCATAGCAGAGGTGGATGTGAACATCGCCGTTGGAAATGTGGCAGCTTCAGGAGGATTCAGCTGGGCCACTGCGCTGCCCAAATATTCCAATACACTGCAGGCAACAGACCTGAAGCATCCCTGCATCAACGGAGCTGTTGGCAACAACATTTCCATGCAGGAGAACAGCAATGTGGTCTTCCTTACCGGAGCTAACATGGCAGGGAAATCCACCTGGATGAAAACGATCGGTATTTCCATGTACCTCGCCCATATCGGGTTTCCGGTAGCTGCTGTAAGTATGGAATTCTCTGTAAGGGAAGGTATCTTTTCAAGTATCAACGTGGCAGACAATATTGCACTCGGCTATAGTCATTTTTATGCAGAAGTGGTGCGGGTGAAAAATGCAGCGGATGCTACTGCTACCGGCAAACACCTCTTGCTGATGTTTGATGAGTTGTTCAAGGGTACGAATGTGAAAGATGCCTATGACGGTACACTGGCGGTAACTGAAGCATTTGCTGAATACCAGAACTGTCTGTTCATTGTATCAACACATATAATCGAAGTAGGAGAGGCGCTTAAAGGCCGGAAGAATATCCGCTTTCACTACATGCCCACCGTATTGGAAATGGGGGTGCCCAAATATTCTTACCGTCTGAAAGAAGGGATCACGGAAGACAGACAGGGAATGATGATCATCAGGAATGAAGGCATCATCGAACTGATCGGTCATTAG